The DNA segment AAGAATGGGAGGCATTTCATAAATGAACATTATAGAACCAAAAGTAATCCATGATTTCCAGGATGTAATCAAAGGCAGTGAGGTCAATACCTCAAAGAAGCTGTACAAGGATGCGAAGGGCTTTTATCGTACGAATGCTGAGCTTAAAGATGATACACTGATGTATGAGGTATATCACTATACACAGGGAGACGAAAAGCGTGCAGGTAATCTGAACTGGGGATTGACCGTGCTGTATCCCGTGCTTGTAAACGGTGAGTGCAATATGACCCGTGGGCACTGGCACGAAAACAGAGAATGTGTGGAATTTTATTTCTGCCTTTCCGGTGAGGGACTACTGATGCTGATG comes from the Erysipelotrichaceae bacterium 66202529 genome and includes:
- a CDS encoding cupin domain-containing protein; the encoded protein is MNIIEPKVIHDFQDVIKGSEVNTSKKLYKDAKGFYRTNAELKDDTLMYEVYHYTQGDEKRAGNLNWGLTVLYPVLVNGECNMTRGHWHENRECVEFYFCLSGEGLLMLMDEDGTTWAEKTYPGSLHHIDGHLAHRLINTGEEPMKIGACWPCDAGHDYAAVEKQPFGYRVYKEEGTLRFEKVED